A window from Drosophila miranda strain MSH22 chromosome Y unlocalized genomic scaffold, D.miranda_PacBio2.1 Contig_Y2_pilon, whole genome shotgun sequence encodes these proteins:
- the LOC117194103 gene encoding CCAAT/enhancer-binding protein-like, translating to MLNMESPQMYADAVQTLAQLDLKKPPPQQATIGQITLTAMSTAQQQQQQQQNTQQQQQQNPQHQQQTTDANNNTSQDAALLVKQHAMHQMQQAALNGNNNNSNSVNNNVNNLLQKQMLQQYTTQTDLDELTTQEITLDLQHLIEHQFRDTETLGIFSDMVTSPGGLSATLPPNGMVSAAAKVLQQHPLRNQHGYGRGGALAYMPQPVHATYNNSSDENSSVGSDSSTIKEEPIDPEYRRHLQEAASQQASNAAAAFMSNGNGLYNGYGSAGNGISGNSNSGTLNGSTTPNHSSSNGSNGSSGPVNGSQFTNLTTANVLAHHNLPHLAAAAGAQHLLKQHSNLQHHRKHGNKHVDKGTEEYRRRRERNNIAVRKSREKAKVRSREVEERVKSLLKEKDALIRQLGEMTNDLQLHKQIYMQLMNHANPDVSRVCRSFLNTNEHSL from the coding sequence ATGCTGAACATGGAATCGCCACAGATGTACGCCGATGCCGTGCAGACGCTGGCCCAGCTGGACCTCAAGAAGCCGCCCCCCCAGCAGGCAACCATCGGCCAGATCACACTGACGGCGATGTCCACtgcccagcaacagcagcagcagcaacaaaatactcaacagcagcagcaacaaaatcctcaacaccagcagcagacaACGGATGCCAACAACAATACGTCCCAGGATGCGGCACTCCTTGTGAAGCAGCATGCCATGCACCAAATGCAACAGGCGGCCCTcaacggcaacaacaacaacagcaacagcgtaAACAACAATGTGAACAACTTGCTGCAGAAGCAAATGCTGCAACAGTACACCACACAGACGGACCTCGACGAGCTGACGACCCAAGAGATTACCCTGGACCTGCAGCACCTGATAGAACACCAGTTCCGGGACACGGAGACGCTGGGAATCTTCAGCGACATGGTAACCAGTCCGGGCGGACTCTCCGCCACCCTGCCGCCCAATGGAATGGTCAGCGCCGCAGCCAAGGTGTTGCAGCAACATCCGCTGAGGAATCAGCACGGTTACGGGCGGGGCGGGGCACTGGCGTACATGCCACAGCCCGTGCACGCCACCTACAACAATTCCAGCGACGAGAACAGCTCCGTGGGCTCCGACTCCAGCACGATCAAGGAGGAGCCCATCGACCCCGAGTATCGTCGCCACCTGCAGGAAGCGGCCAGCCAGCAGGCAAGCAACGCGGCCGCCGCCTTCATGTCCAATGGCAATGGGCTGTACAACGGGTACGGGTCCGCAGGGAACGGAATATCCGGCAACAGTAACAGCGGCACCCTCAACGGCAGCACTACCCCgaaccacagcagcagcaatggcAGCAACGGTAGCAGCGGACCCGTAAATGGCAGCCAGTTCACGAATCTGACCACAGCCAATGTGCTGGCACACCACAACCTGCCACACCTGGCGGCCGCCGCCGGGGCCCAGCACCTGTTGAAGCAGCACAGTAATCTCCAGCACCACCGGAAGCACGGAAACAAGCACGTGGACAAGGGCACCGAGGAGTACCGGCGTCGGCGAGAACGCAACAACATCGCGGTGCGCAAGAGTCGCGAGAAGGCCAAAGTCCGGTCGCGGGAGGTAGAGGAGCGCGTGAAGAGCCTGCTCAAGGAGAAGGACGCTCTCATCCGGCAGCTGGGGGAGATGACCAACGACTTGCAGCTGCACAAACAGATCTACATGCAGCTGATGAACCATGCCAATCCCGACGTGAGTCGCGTCTGTCGGAGCTTCCTCAACACCAACGAGCACTCACTGTAG